In a single window of the Campylobacter hyointestinalis subsp. lawsonii genome:
- a CDS encoding formate dehydrogenase subunit gamma — protein MKKLLLFLVSACVMLGANGANQLEGINQGMSPIWDDNRLVGIDRYDSYFGSLWTYLQGNDYFSYGVAIAIIAVLIAFSAHYMVVGPKHFDHHSGKVYAFSKYVRLVHLIAAISWVILVPTGVIMMWGDLFGGGFFVRLMKNLHGIATILFAISIVPMFLMWGKRMLLSVYDIKWMMIVGGYLSKIKNPVPAGKFNAGQKAWFWVAMLGGFVMILTGVAMYFLNFNTPILSSVFGLTQVEVLRLAAVVHNIIGIVCAVFLLVHIYMAVFAIKGAIHSIITGYKEEEEVYILHHYWYQELVKNGLMKPSKFEASYTNLK, from the coding sequence ATGAAAAAACTTCTTTTGTTTTTAGTATCAGCTTGTGTTATGCTAGGAGCTAACGGCGCAAATCAACTAGAAGGCATAAACCAAGGTATGAGCCCTATATGGGACGATAACCGCCTAGTCGGCATAGACAGATACGATAGCTATTTTGGTTCGCTTTGGACATACTTGCAAGGAAACGACTACTTTTCTTACGGCGTGGCTATAGCGATAATAGCCGTTTTAATTGCATTTAGCGCACATTATATGGTTGTGGGTCCAAAACATTTTGATCATCATAGCGGAAAAGTGTATGCTTTTTCGAAATACGTCCGTTTAGTGCATTTGATCGCTGCTATCTCGTGGGTGATCCTAGTACCTACTGGCGTGATAATGATGTGGGGAGATCTATTTGGTGGTGGATTTTTTGTTCGTTTAATGAAAAACTTGCACGGGATAGCAACTATATTATTTGCTATAAGCATCGTTCCTATGTTTTTAATGTGGGGCAAAAGAATGCTTTTATCTGTTTATGATATAAAATGGATGATGATAGTGGGTGGATATCTATCTAAAATCAAAAATCCAGTTCCAGCAGGCAAATTCAACGCAGGTCAAAAAGCGTGGTTTTGGGTAGCGATGTTGGGTGGATTTGTGATGATATTAACAGGCGTGGCGATGTATTTTTTAAACTTCAACACTCCTATTTTAAGTAGCGTCTTTGGACTAACTCAAGTAGAAGTCTTAAGACTAGCAGCGGTAGTTCATAATATCATAGGCATAGTGTGTGCTGTCTTTTTACTAGTGCATATCTATATGGCTGTTTTTGCGATAAAAGGTGCGATACACTCCATAATAACAGGATATAAAGAAGAAGAAGAAGTCTATATACTGCACCATTATTGGTATCAAGAGCTTGTGAAAAATGGACTTATGAAGCCGTCTAAATTTGAAGCGAGTTATACGAATTTAAAATAA
- a CDS encoding TIGR00730 family Rossman fold protein: protein MDFVTIFGSARFDEDNIYYKKTVELANKISKAGYGIVSGGSGGIMEAANKGAFLNGGESIGINVMLPFEQKTNPYCTSSKVIPNLSKRKDELIEKSFAFVIMPGGFGTLDELFEVLTLAQTGLRKHKIIFCCSDFWKPLLDFFETKLLPNKVISHSSLELYAVIDDIDEIVKYLKS, encoded by the coding sequence GTGGATTTTGTAACTATTTTTGGTTCTGCAAGATTTGATGAAGATAATATTTATTATAAAAAAACTGTAGAACTAGCAAATAAAATATCAAAAGCAGGTTATGGTATAGTGAGTGGTGGAAGTGGTGGCATTATGGAAGCTGCAAATAAAGGAGCTTTTTTAAACGGTGGAGAGAGTATCGGGATAAACGTTATGCTACCATTTGAGCAAAAGACAAACCCATACTGTACTAGCTCAAAAGTTATACCAAATTTATCAAAAAGAAAAGACGAACTCATAGAAAAAAGTTTTGCTTTTGTTATTATGCCTGGTGGATTTGGTACGCTTGATGAGCTTTTTGAAGTATTGACTTTAGCTCAAACAGGACTTAGAAAACATAAGATAATATTTTGTTGCAGTGATTTTTGGAAGCCTCTTTTGGATTTTTTTGAGACAAAACTTTTACCTAATAAAGTGATATCTCATTCTAGCTTAGAGCTTTATGCGGTAATTGATGATATAGATGAGATAGTTAAGTATTTAAAATCATAA
- a CDS encoding glutamate synthase subunit beta yields the protein MQEFIKYSREKTIKRDENERVKDFKEIYQIFNLQNATKQASRCVQCANPFCHFSCPLHNYIPFWLLNVANSNLDIAFKLSNETNPYPEITGRVCPQDRLCEGACTLNDNFGAITIGAIETFISENGLNNGMKPFTKVEPKNKKVAIIGSGPAGLSVATYLIREGVSVQIYEASKRAGGLLAYGIPGFKIDKSVVERRVGLLSEAGCTFHTDTFVDDAKFEELISEFDAVVLAYGARTGKILGLANESANGCYKALDFLSIIQKEQYKEDGVSLDLSGKKVVVIGGGDTAMDCLRSALRKGATSATCIYRRDLASMPGSKKEYVNAGEEGASFIFNAAPKDIVVNDNNEVVALNISKTILKGTSVEIVKGGETMLNADVIVCALGFDVENLKFLSANGIELDKKGRIATDDELRTSKAGIYACGDCRRGSDLVVTAASEGKKVAMTIIKDLGI from the coding sequence ATGCAAGAATTTATAAAATATTCAAGAGAAAAAACTATAAAAAGAGATGAGAACGAAAGAGTAAAGGATTTTAAAGAGATATATCAAATTTTTAACTTGCAAAACGCTACTAAGCAAGCTAGCAGATGCGTACAGTGTGCAAATCCATTTTGTCATTTTTCTTGTCCGCTTCATAACTACATACCATTTTGGCTTTTAAATGTGGCAAATTCAAATTTAGATATAGCCTTTAAGCTTAGCAACGAAACAAATCCCTATCCTGAGATCACAGGACGTGTATGTCCGCAAGATAGACTTTGTGAGGGCGCTTGTACTTTAAATGACAATTTTGGTGCTATAACGATAGGTGCTATCGAGACTTTTATAAGCGAAAATGGTTTAAATAATGGTATGAAGCCATTTACAAAAGTAGAGCCTAAGAACAAAAAAGTAGCCATCATCGGCTCAGGTCCTGCTGGACTTTCAGTTGCAACTTATCTTATAAGAGAGGGTGTGAGCGTACAAATTTACGAAGCTAGTAAGAGGGCAGGGGGACTTTTGGCTTATGGAATTCCTGGATTTAAGATAGATAAAAGCGTGGTCGAAAGACGAGTAGGCTTGTTAAGTGAAGCAGGTTGTACTTTTCATACGGATACTTTTGTAGATGATGCTAAATTTGAAGAACTTATCAGCGAATTTGACGCAGTAGTTTTAGCTTATGGAGCTAGAACAGGCAAGATTTTAGGACTTGCAAATGAGAGTGCTAATGGCTGCTATAAAGCTCTTGATTTTCTAAGCATTATACAAAAAGAGCAGTACAAAGAAGATGGTGTAAGCTTAGATCTAAGCGGTAAAAAAGTAGTTGTAATCGGTGGTGGCGATACTGCTATGGACTGTTTAAGAAGTGCTCTTAGAAAAGGTGCCACTAGTGCTACTTGTATATATAGAAGAGATCTTGCTAGTATGCCAGGAAGCAAAAAAGAGTATGTAAATGCAGGAGAAGAGGGGGCAAGTTTTATATTTAACGCTGCCCCAAAAGATATAGTCGTAAATGACAATAACGAAGTCGTGGCTTTAAATATCTCAAAGACGATCTTAAAAGGAACAAGCGTAGAGATCGTAAAAGGTGGCGAAACTATGCTAAATGCTGATGTGATCGTGTGTGCTTTGGGATTTGATGTTGAAAATCTAAAGTTTTTAAGTGCAAATGGTATAGAGCTCGATAAAAAAGGCAGGATCGCAACTGATGATGAGCTTAGGACTAGTAAAGCAGGAATTTATGCTTGTGGTGATTGTAGGAGAGGAAGTGACCTTGTCGTAACAGCTGCAAGTGAAGGAAAAAAAGTAGCTATGACTATCATCAAGGATCTTGGGATTTAA
- the gltB gene encoding glutamate synthase large subunit, translating to MDRLYSFKDNCGFGLLANLNNIPSYQNTSDAITALERMMHRGAIASDGKSGDGCGLLFSMPINFMKKSAKACGVSLPEQFGVAMVFLKTKEHIDKFEEICLKNDLKVILKRDVPINEDALGKLALETLPRIVQFFITPNTIIAKKYFKSLLYLARREIQKTLQEDDDFYICSFSDKVIVYKGLIMPTYIKTFFKDLSDPDFTTSFALFHQRFSTNTLPKWRLAQPFRTIAHNGEINSISSNRVNLSIQEKCLKSRVFTAEELNTMLPITKSDRSDSASLDNMFEFLIENDVDFFKAVRLVVPAPWQNSPYTDAKIRSFYEYTSPNFAPWDGPAAVSFTNGRFIACCLDRNGLRPAKYIITKDNRVLISSEYGVLDIDEESIKERGRLQSGQMIGLDLKYGKIMKNDEINDYIKNSQNYTKWLNENMIHLEEFVEVPFESYSDYELPNLHAMQRNFSVTNEFKEMILNSMLTSGKEATGSMGDDTSLAAFSEHQRRFSDFFKQKFAQVTNPPIDPLREMVVMSLNVTFGENRNFLEESELHAKRIKTISPILMQEKFEVLKSFGDESSPRYQSEFKNQTFSTLFSENLKGSLEDLVYDVINAVNNGIHIIILDDRGLDEKNAAIPMAMAVGRVHQALIEEGIRYKVSIIAVSGELLDSHSSAMMISYGASAVYPYLLFASGYEILRSQDSTDIKAGLKNIHHALNAGLLKTMSKMGISTVGSYKNSALFDILGLSQNIVDECFSPSVALIAGLGYEDIENRVLKYHKEAFNYKNHLLPLKLGGFYKYLDKDEFHDYTPFIINQIHKTSITADMNDFAKVRDAVLNRGKKMIRDFLDIKSDREPISLDKVEPISNILKRFNSAAMSLGSISPEAHETLALAMNKLGAMSNSGEGGEAEDRLKSPANSRIKQIASGRFGVTPEYLASADEIQIKLAQGAKPGEGGQLPGYKVTGLIATLRYTTPGVTLISPPPHHDIYSIEDLAQLIFDLKQINPRAVIAVKLVSSAGVGTIAAGVAKCYADKIVISGGDGGTGAANWSSIKFTGNPWELGLIEAHNALKVNNLRSNVHLQTDGGLKIGADIIKAALLGAESYAFGTLALVILGCKVLKICHLNRCSEGVATQDPALRDKFVGSVDRVVNYFTLLAEDVRLELAKMGYESLDDIIGRNELLVPNNSKFDLSELTRVVPGDNKSSGKKNEPFDKNEFEKSVLKEIYKTIQNPGERVVVDKKICNQNRSFGTLISGEIAKFYGNKGLASQTIRINLNGIAGQSLGAFLASGMAIYLKGSANDYVGKGMNGGRIVIAPNDPQNYFAVAGNTCLYGATGGKFFASGIVGERFCVRNSGATAVVEGVGDHACEYMTGGVVAVLGETGINFGAGMTGGIAFVWDEKREFIDKLNVELVVALRIDTDELDEVRHFFKRLLKVYYNETKSVRAKYILDNFRDTIREFWMVKPKDMSKLPLNPAEGD from the coding sequence ATGGATAGGCTTTACTCTTTCAAAGACAATTGCGGGTTTGGCTTACTAGCAAATTTAAATAATATTCCTAGTTATCAAAATACAAGCGACGCCATAACAGCACTTGAGCGTATGATGCATAGAGGCGCTATAGCTAGCGATGGTAAAAGTGGTGATGGTTGCGGACTGCTTTTTTCTATGCCTATAAATTTTATGAAAAAATCGGCAAAGGCTTGCGGAGTATCTCTTCCTGAGCAATTTGGCGTGGCTATGGTTTTTCTAAAAACCAAAGAGCATATAGATAAATTTGAAGAGATCTGTCTAAAAAACGATCTAAAAGTTATCCTAAAAAGAGATGTTCCTATAAATGAAGACGCACTTGGAAAGTTGGCTCTTGAAACTCTTCCTAGGATAGTTCAGTTTTTTATCACGCCAAATACCATAATCGCCAAAAAGTATTTTAAATCACTGCTTTATCTAGCTAGACGCGAGATCCAAAAAACACTGCAAGAAGATGACGACTTTTATATATGTTCATTTTCAGATAAAGTCATAGTGTATAAAGGTCTTATTATGCCTACTTATATAAAGACTTTTTTCAAAGACTTAAGCGATCCTGATTTTACGACAAGTTTTGCTCTATTTCATCAGAGGTTTTCTACAAATACACTTCCAAAATGGCGTTTAGCGCAGCCATTTCGTACTATCGCTCACAACGGAGAGATAAACTCTATCAGCTCAAACCGTGTAAATTTGAGCATTCAAGAAAAATGTCTAAAAAGTCGTGTATTTACCGCTGAAGAGCTAAATACAATGCTTCCTATAACAAAAAGTGATAGAAGTGATAGCGCAAGTCTAGATAATATGTTTGAGTTTTTGATAGAAAACGATGTGGATTTTTTCAAAGCCGTCAGGCTTGTAGTGCCTGCACCTTGGCAAAATAGCCCTTATACGGATGCAAAAATTCGTTCGTTTTATGAATACACGAGCCCAAACTTCGCTCCTTGGGACGGACCAGCTGCAGTATCTTTTACAAATGGTAGATTTATAGCTTGTTGTTTGGATAGAAATGGTCTTCGTCCAGCAAAATACATTATAACAAAAGACAATAGAGTTTTGATATCTAGCGAGTATGGTGTTCTTGATATAGATGAAGAAAGTATCAAAGAGCGTGGCAGACTTCAAAGCGGTCAGATGATAGGGCTAGATCTAAAGTATGGTAAGATTATGAAAAACGACGAGATCAACGACTATATCAAAAATAGCCAAAACTATACTAAATGGCTAAATGAAAATATGATACATCTTGAAGAATTTGTAGAAGTGCCTTTTGAAAGCTATAGTGATTATGAGCTACCAAATTTACACGCGATGCAAAGAAACTTTAGCGTAACTAATGAATTTAAAGAGATGATCTTAAACTCAATGCTAACTAGCGGTAAAGAAGCAACCGGTTCTATGGGAGATGATACGAGCTTGGCTGCATTTAGTGAGCATCAAAGGAGATTTAGCGATTTTTTTAAGCAAAAATTTGCTCAAGTAACAAATCCGCCTATCGATCCACTTCGTGAAATGGTAGTAATGAGCTTAAACGTGACTTTTGGCGAAAATAGAAATTTCCTTGAAGAGAGTGAGTTACATGCAAAGCGTATAAAAACGATATCGCCTATCCTTATGCAAGAAAAGTTTGAAGTTCTAAAGAGTTTTGGTGATGAGTCTAGTCCTAGATATCAGAGTGAATTTAAAAACCAAACTTTTAGTACATTATTTAGCGAGAATTTAAAAGGCAGTTTAGAAGATCTTGTTTATGATGTCATAAATGCCGTAAATAACGGTATCCATATCATCATACTAGACGATAGAGGGCTAGATGAGAAAAATGCCGCTATCCCTATGGCTATGGCAGTAGGTAGAGTCCATCAAGCCTTGATAGAAGAAGGTATTAGATACAAAGTCAGTATCATCGCCGTAAGCGGTGAGCTACTAGACTCTCATAGCTCTGCTATGATGATAAGCTACGGTGCAAGCGCTGTTTATCCGTATTTGCTTTTTGCTAGTGGTTATGAGATTTTGAGATCGCAAGACAGCACAGATATAAAAGCCGGACTTAAAAATATCCATCACGCGCTAAATGCAGGACTTTTAAAAACTATGTCAAAAATGGGAATTTCTACAGTCGGAAGCTATAAAAATTCAGCCTTATTTGATATCTTAGGTCTTAGTCAAAATATAGTAGATGAGTGTTTTTCTCCTTCGGTTGCTCTTATAGCCGGTCTTGGCTACGAAGATATAGAAAATAGAGTTCTTAAGTATCACAAAGAAGCTTTTAACTATAAAAATCATCTGTTGCCTTTAAAACTTGGCGGCTTTTATAAATACCTTGATAAAGACGAATTCCACGATTATACGCCATTTATCATAAATCAAATTCATAAAACCAGTATAACTGCAGATATGAATGATTTTGCTAAAGTAAGAGATGCGGTTTTAAATCGTGGCAAAAAGATGATAAGGGACTTTTTGGATATCAAAAGCGATCGTGAGCCTATCAGTCTTGATAAGGTCGAGCCTATCAGCAATATCTTAAAACGTTTTAATAGTGCTGCTATGAGCCTTGGATCTATATCTCCAGAAGCGCACGAAACATTGGCTTTAGCTATGAATAAACTAGGAGCTATGAGTAACTCAGGCGAGGGCGGAGAGGCTGAAGATAGACTAAAAAGTCCAGCAAACTCACGTATAAAGCAGATCGCTAGTGGAAGATTTGGCGTAACGCCTGAGTATCTTGCAAGTGCAGATGAAATTCAGATCAAGCTTGCTCAAGGCGCAAAACCAGGCGAGGGTGGACAACTTCCGGGATATAAAGTAACAGGTCTCATAGCTACTCTTCGTTATACGACTCCTGGCGTTACTCTCATATCGCCACCGCCTCATCATGATATCTATAGTATAGAAGACCTTGCTCAGCTTATCTTTGATCTTAAACAGATAAATCCTAGAGCGGTTATCGCAGTCAAACTTGTTTCTAGTGCTGGGGTTGGAACTATAGCTGCTGGGGTTGCGAAGTGTTATGCTGATAAGATAGTGATAAGCGGAGGAGATGGAGGAACGGGCGCGGCAAACTGGAGCAGTATTAAATTTACTGGCAATCCATGGGAGCTTGGTCTTATCGAAGCTCATAACGCTTTAAAAGTAAATAATCTAAGGAGCAATGTTCATCTTCAAACTGATGGCGGACTAAAGATAGGAGCTGATATCATAAAAGCGGCGCTATTAGGCGCAGAGAGCTATGCTTTTGGAACTTTGGCTTTAGTGATACTTGGATGTAAGGTTTTAAAAATTTGTCATCTAAATCGTTGCAGCGAGGGCGTGGCTACTCAAGATCCGGCTTTGAGAGATAAATTTGTAGGAAGCGTAGATAGAGTGGTTAATTATTTCACTCTTTTAGCTGAAGATGTTAGACTTGAACTAGCTAAAATGGGATATGAGAGTTTAGATGATATCATCGGTAGAAACGAGCTTTTAGTGCCAAATAATTCTAAATTTGATCTAAGTGAGCTTACTAGAGTAGTTCCTGGCGATAATAAAAGTAGTGGTAAGAAAAATGAGCCGTTTGATAAGAATGAATTTGAAAAAAGCGTACTTAAAGAAATATATAAAACTATACAAAATCCAGGCGAAAGAGTTGTAGTAGATAAGAAAATTTGCAATCAAAATAGAAGCTTTGGCACTCTTATCAGCGGTGAGATAGCTAAATTTTACGGCAATAAAGGTCTTGCTAGTCAAACTATAAGAATAAATTTAAATGGTATCGCTGGTCAAAGTTTAGGAGCGTTTTTAGCTAGTGGAATGGCTATTTATCTAAAAGGAAGCGCAAATGATTATGTCGGAAAAGGTATGAATGGCGGTCGTATAGTGATCGCCCCAAATGATCCGCAAAACTACTTTGCAGTCGCGGGGAATACTTGTCTTTATGGTGCTACGGGTGGTAAATTTTTTGCTAGTGGTATAGTAGGAGAGAGATTTTGCGTAAGAAATTCTGGGGCAACTGCTGTCGTAGAAGGCGTAGGAGATCACGCTTGTGAGTATATGACTGGCGGAGTTGTAGCGGTGCTTGGTGAAACAGGTATAAATTTTGGCGCAGGAATGACTGGCGGTATCGCTTTTGTGTGGGATGAAAAAAGAGAGTTTATAGATAAACTAAATGTTGAGCTAGTCGTCGCTTTGCGTATAGATACAGATGAGTTAGATGAAGTTCGTCATTTCTTTAAAAGGCTTTTAAAAGTGTATTATAATGAGACTAAAAGCGTAAGGGCGAAATATATACTTGACAATTTTAGAGATACCATAAGAGAGTTTTGGATGGTTAAACCAAAAGATATGTCCAAACTTCCACTAAATCCAGCTGAGGGGGACTGA
- the ribD gene encoding bifunctional diaminohydroxyphosphoribosylaminopyrimidine deaminase/5-amino-6-(5-phosphoribosylamino)uracil reductase RibD: MCDEFYMSLAINRAWEFQFLTYPNPAVGCVIVSSSGEILAIEAHEKAGNAHAELNAVKSALCQINSDYVNSLGRLKNANEIYDFILQNHSNLLKDMVAYVTLEPCSHQGRTPSCAMLLSKLGFKRVVISTKDTSKQASGGEDILRKHGIQTKLGVCKSEVDLLLEPFWTWSNGNFTFFKIALSQNGVASGGTISNLLSRTHTHKLRSLVDMLIIGGNSVRTDLPTLDTRLISGGVNPDILVYSHSKDFDKSIPLFSVKDRNVEISSSLDPAFERKFVMYEGGGNALSNLDKRIKWLLIYRSNEFKSGKNISLDLKINILHTTKFDNDELLWCKIIE; encoded by the coding sequence ATGTGTGATGAATTTTATATGAGCTTAGCTATAAACAGAGCTTGGGAGTTTCAGTTCCTTACCTATCCAAATCCAGCGGTTGGATGCGTCATAGTTTCAAGCAGTGGCGAGATACTCGCTATAGAAGCACACGAAAAAGCAGGAAACGCTCACGCCGAGTTAAATGCCGTAAAATCAGCGCTTTGTCAGATAAATAGTGATTATGTAAATAGTTTAGGACGTCTTAAAAATGCAAATGAAATTTATGATTTTATCTTACAAAATCACTCAAATTTGCTCAAAGATATGGTGGCTTATGTAACGCTTGAACCATGTTCTCATCAAGGACGCACGCCATCTTGTGCTATGCTTTTAAGCAAACTTGGATTTAAAAGAGTTGTTATAAGCACAAAAGATACTAGTAAGCAAGCAAGCGGTGGTGAAGACATACTAAGAAAACACGGAATTCAAACAAAACTAGGAGTTTGTAAGAGTGAAGTGGACTTGCTTTTAGAGCCGTTTTGGACTTGGAGCAATGGAAATTTTACATTTTTTAAGATAGCCCTTAGCCAAAATGGAGTCGCGAGTGGCGGCACGATATCAAATCTTTTAAGCCGTACCCACACTCATAAACTAAGATCTTTAGTAGATATGCTCATTATCGGTGGAAATAGTGTTAGAACCGATCTGCCTACTCTTGATACTAGACTCATAAGCGGTGGCGTGAATCCTGATATTTTAGTATATTCTCATAGTAAGGATTTTGATAAAAGCATTCCTTTATTTAGCGTAAAAGATAGAAATGTTGAGATTTCAAGTAGTTTAGACCCTGCTTTTGAGCGTAAATTTGTTATGTATGAAGGAGGCGGAAACGCACTTTCAAATTTAGATAAAAGAATAAAATGGCTTTTGATATATAGATCAAACGAATTTAAATCTGGTAAAAATATAAGCTTAGATCTAAAGATCAATATACTTCACACTACAAAATTTGATAATGATGAGCTTCTATGGTGTAAAATTATAGAATAA